A section of the Candidatus Thioglobus autotrophicus genome encodes:
- a CDS encoding amino acid ABC transporter ATP-binding protein: protein MSELTNKEIGEKGCCDIIEIKGLNKWYGDFHALKEVDLNVKEGEIIVICGPSGSGKSTLIRCVNFLEKFQEGSIIVDGTELTDDVKKIRQVRSEVAMVFQHFNLFPHLSIIDNLTLAPIWVRNETKQEAREKALKLLDRVGIKDQAEKYPNQLSGGQQQRVAIARALCTTPKIMLFDEPTSALDPEMISEVLDVMVELAKEGITMLCVTHEMGFAKKVADRVIFMDEGQVVEQNTPDKFFESPESERLQLFLDQILTQ, encoded by the coding sequence ATGAGTGAATTAACAAATAAAGAAATAGGTGAAAAGGGTTGTTGCGATATTATTGAAATTAAGGGGCTAAACAAGTGGTATGGTGACTTTCATGCACTTAAAGAAGTTGATCTCAATGTTAAAGAAGGTGAAATTATTGTCATTTGTGGACCTTCTGGTAGTGGCAAATCAACCTTAATTCGTTGTGTTAACTTTCTAGAGAAGTTTCAAGAAGGGTCAATTATTGTAGACGGTACCGAGCTAACGGATGACGTTAAAAAAATTAGACAGGTGCGTTCTGAAGTTGCCATGGTGTTTCAACACTTTAACTTATTTCCGCATTTAAGCATTATTGACAATCTAACGCTCGCACCGATTTGGGTGCGCAATGAAACTAAGCAAGAGGCAAGAGAAAAAGCCTTGAAGCTGTTAGATAGAGTGGGTATTAAGGACCAAGCTGAAAAGTACCCGAATCAGCTTTCAGGTGGTCAGCAGCAGCGTGTTGCCATTGCTCGAGCACTATGCACCACCCCTAAAATCATGTTATTTGACGAGCCAACGTCTGCACTTGATCCGGAGATGATTTCAGAGGTATTAGATGTTATGGTTGAGCTTGCCAAAGAAGGCATTACCATGCTATGTGTAACGCATGAGATGGGTTTTGCCAAAAAAGTAGCAGACCGAGTTATCTTTATGGATGAAGGCCAGGTTGTTGAACAAAATACACCGGATAAGTTCTTTGAAAGTCCAGAATCAGAGCGTTTACAGCTGTTTTTAGATCAAATATTGACTCAATAA
- a CDS encoding amino acid ABC transporter permease → MAIYSLKETKQPPKSQTKTVLWLKDNLFSSTLNVSLTFVALYILYLLLPPILNWTIFNANFDLTADNQSCGREGACWSFINANLKMFIYGFYPQEELWRVNTMFGIIAALVAIGSLIKKTQYRAHYIIGSFLIYPVVAFILLHGGLGLEVVETDKWGGLTLTVVVAAVGIVASFPLGILFALGRQSEMRVVKFISVVYIEFVRGVPLITILFMASVVLPLFFSAGMDFDKLLRALIGITLFQTAYIAEVIRGGLQAIPRGQYEAADAAGLSFMQKTMLVILPQALKISIPNIVGSFIALFKDTTLLLIIGLFDMLAIVGAATSNSDWLGRDTEGYVFVAMVIWVILYSMSRYSKRLEVRFSTEHK, encoded by the coding sequence ATGGCAATCTACTCGTTAAAAGAAACAAAACAACCGCCAAAATCGCAAACTAAGACCGTTCTATGGCTGAAAGATAACTTGTTTTCATCCACATTAAACGTTTCGCTTACTTTTGTTGCGTTATATATCCTTTATTTGCTACTGCCACCGATTTTAAACTGGACAATTTTTAATGCCAATTTTGATTTGACTGCAGATAACCAATCTTGTGGTCGAGAAGGCGCATGCTGGTCTTTTATTAATGCCAATTTAAAAATGTTTATTTACGGGTTTTATCCTCAAGAAGAATTGTGGCGTGTTAACACTATGTTTGGTATTATTGCGGCGCTAGTTGCAATTGGATCGTTAATTAAAAAAACGCAATATAGAGCGCATTACATTATTGGATCTTTTTTAATATATCCTGTTGTTGCCTTTATTTTGCTACATGGTGGACTAGGCCTAGAGGTTGTTGAAACTGACAAATGGGGCGGGCTTACATTGACTGTTGTGGTTGCTGCTGTGGGTATTGTCGCCTCTTTTCCGCTGGGCATCTTGTTCGCATTAGGGCGGCAATCTGAAATGCGCGTTGTGAAGTTTATTTCTGTAGTGTATATCGAATTTGTACGCGGTGTTCCGCTTATTACTATTTTGTTTATGGCGTCTGTTGTGTTGCCGTTGTTTTTCTCTGCAGGGATGGATTTTGACAAACTACTTAGAGCCTTAATTGGCATAACCTTATTCCAAACAGCCTATATAGCGGAAGTGATTCGTGGCGGCTTGCAAGCCATCCCTAGAGGGCAGTATGAAGCCGCTGACGCAGCAGGCCTGAGCTTTATGCAAAAAACAATGCTTGTTATCTTGCCACAAGCATTAAAGATTTCTATTCCAAACATCGTAGGCTCTTTTATTGCCTTGTTTAAAGACACAACCTTACTTTTGATTATTGGGTTGTTTGACATGCTGGCGATTGTTGGTGCAGCGACTAGTAATTCTGACTGGTTAGGAAGAGATACTGAAGGCTATGTATTTGTTGCCATGGTTATTTGGGTGATTTTGTATTCAATGAGTCGTTATTCAAAAAGATTAGAAGTGCGTTTTAGCACTGAACACAAGTAG
- a CDS encoding amino acid ABC transporter permease, giving the protein MFIKLKSLLYDNEVRAIVFQILAVVVIAYFAYQAFDNMMLNIEQRGIRSGFGFLNDEAGFAVNDNFFLEYSPASTNLQAFYVGIVNTLVVAIAGIFFASIIGLIIGVARLSSNYLIRKMATIYIEIFRNIPILLQILFWYSIALSAFPSPKNSISFFDSVFLNSRGLFLPKIVVGVEFYLVLASLIVGIVSYILIKKHSNKKHDETGIVTNTVPHFLGLVVVLPVVAYFVFGAQLEYPALKGFNFRGGTDLSIEFFALAFALSVYTATYIAEAIRSGIESVDNGQKEAASAMGLTQAQSLRLVILPQALRVAIPPIINQYLNLTKNSSLAAAVGYTELVTIFSGTVLNVVGQAIEIIILTMLVYLTISLAISLILNIFNKKMQIKGK; this is encoded by the coding sequence ATGTTTATAAAACTAAAATCACTACTATATGACAATGAAGTTCGGGCGATCGTATTTCAAATACTAGCCGTTGTTGTTATTGCTTATTTTGCTTATCAAGCTTTTGATAATATGATGCTTAATATTGAGCAAAGAGGTATTAGAAGTGGTTTTGGTTTTCTAAATGATGAGGCTGGTTTTGCTGTCAACGATAATTTCTTTTTGGAATATTCGCCAGCATCAACCAATCTTCAGGCGTTTTATGTCGGTATTGTTAACACTTTAGTTGTTGCAATAGCAGGTATATTTTTTGCTTCAATCATTGGTCTTATTATTGGTGTTGCTCGTTTATCTAGCAACTATTTGATTAGAAAAATGGCAACAATATATATTGAAATTTTTAGAAATATACCAATATTACTTCAAATTCTATTCTGGTATTCAATAGCGCTTAGCGCCTTCCCCTCCCCTAAAAATAGTATCAGCTTCTTTGACAGTGTTTTCCTCAATTCGAGAGGGTTGTTCTTGCCTAAAATTGTTGTGGGTGTTGAGTTCTATCTTGTACTTGCAAGTCTTATTGTCGGTATTGTTAGCTATATTCTTATTAAAAAACATAGTAACAAGAAACATGATGAAACAGGCATAGTTACTAATACCGTTCCGCACTTTTTAGGTCTTGTGGTGGTGTTACCAGTTGTAGCCTATTTTGTTTTTGGAGCGCAATTAGAGTACCCGGCGCTAAAGGGTTTTAATTTTAGAGGCGGTACAGACTTATCTATTGAGTTCTTTGCTTTAGCCTTTGCTTTGAGTGTTTATACGGCCACTTATATCGCTGAAGCTATTCGCTCGGGTATTGAGTCTGTAGACAATGGACAAAAGGAAGCAGCGTCAGCCATGGGGCTAACACAGGCGCAATCGTTAAGACTGGTGATATTACCACAAGCGTTGAGAGTGGCTATACCGCCAATTATTAATCAATACTTAAATCTTACCAAAAACTCCTCGTTAGCAGCGGCAGTTGGCTATACCGAGCTAGTGACTATATTCTCAGGCACTGTCTTAAATGTCGTTGGTCAAGCAATTGAGATTATCATATTGACAATGCTGGTGTATTTAACAATATCACTGGCTATATCATTAATCTTGAATATTTTTAACAAGAAAATGCAAATTAAGGGTAAGTAA